In Candidatus Nealsonbacteria bacterium, the sequence CTTCTTTTACAATTTTAAAATGCCCTAATTCCCCTGTACTATTTTCATGGGGCCCGGCACAAATCTCTTTTGAAAAAATTTTTCCTCCAGACTCCCTAATAGAATATACCGTCACCCTATCAGGGTATTTATCTTTGAAAAAAGCCAGGGCTCCTGATTTTACGGCTGTTTGATAGGGCAATTCCTCTTTTATAACCTCTAAATCTTCTTTTATTTTCTGGTTAACCAAGTCTTGAACTCTTTTAAGTTCTTTATCTGTTAATTTTTGAGGGTGAGAAAAATCAAACCTTAAACGTTGAGGGGTAATATCAGAACCCATCTGCTTTACATGAAAGCCTAAAACATTCCTTAAGGCTTGATGAAGTAAATGAGTAGCAGTGTGAAGTTTTGTAGCTGTATAAGTAGCTTCCTTGCCAATTCCACCAAATTTCTTTTCAACCCCTGCCCTTGAAATCTCCTGATGTTTCTTAAATTCCTCTTTAAATCCTTTTTTATCAACCTTTATCCCCTTTTCTTTAGCTAACTCCTCGCTTAATTCCAGAGGGAATCCATAAGTATCGTAAAGATGGAAAGCATCACTGCCTGAAATATTTCCTTTTGATGAGATTTTTTTAAACTGTTTCAAACCCTTTTTTAAGGTCTTCTCAAATCTTTCTTCTTCTCTTTGAATTACGGTTAAACTATCTGTTTGTTTAGATTTTACTTCAGGATATACATCTTTGTAAATTTCAATCACTTTTTTGGCTAAAGGAACCAAGAAATTATTTGGCAAATTGAGCACTTTTCCAAATCTTATTGCTCTTCTTAAAATGCGTCTCAAGATATATCCTTGCTCCACGTTTGATGGAAGAACTCCATCAGCTGTTAGAAAAACAATTGACCTGATGTGGTCAGCCAAAATTCTAAAAATTCTCTTTTCTTCCTTTAATTCCTTTAATTCCTCATATTTTTTAGAAGAGATTCTTTCAAGTTCCTGAATCACTGGCAAAAATAAATCTGTTTCATAAGCTGAACTTTTGTGCTGTAAAAGAGCTGCCAACCTTTCAAAACCTACTCCTGTGTCTACATTTTTTTGAGAAAGAAGTTTATAACTTCCATCCTCATCTTTAAAATATTCCATAAAAACTAAATTCCATAATTCTACAAAAC encodes:
- a CDS encoding alanine--tRNA ligase, producing the protein MISKEIRKKFLNFFRKKGHKIVPSSSLLPEDTTVLFTTAGMQQFTLYLQGEKDPIVDFGRRHLASCQKCFRTDDIDKVGDDTHHTFFEMLGNWSIGQDAEKGYFKEGAVKYALEFFVDVLGLDKNRLWTTVFKGEKNIPKDEELKRIWQENRIPEERIREFGIKDNFWGPVGKRGPCGPCSEIFYDRGESFGCGAVECGPNCGNCKRFVELWNLVFMEYFKDEDGSYKLLSQKNVDTGVGFERLAALLQHKSSAYETDLFLPVIQELERISSKKYEELKELKEEKRIFRILADHIRSIVFLTADGVLPSNVEQGYILRRILRRAIRFGKVLNLPNNFLVPLAKKVIEIYKDVYPEVKSKQTDSLTVIQREEERFEKTLKKGLKQFKKISSKGNISGSDAFHLYDTYGFPLELSEELAKEKGIKVDKKGFKEEFKKHQEISRAGVEKKFGGIGKEATYTATKLHTATHLLHQALRNVLGFHVKQMGSDITPQRLRFDFSHPQKLTDKELKRVQDLVNQKIKEDLEVIKEELPYQTAVKSGALAFFKDKYPDRVTVYSIRESGGKIFSKEICAGPHENSTGELGHFKIVKEESAGAGIRRIRAILE